One Nocardia sp. BMG111209 DNA segment encodes these proteins:
- a CDS encoding DUF2637 domain-containing protein gives MSTSISDRRDRTLWIQCACTAVVAVGAAYASYRHGREFALRFGADPTTAGIWPVIVDGLLTLATVELWKTGQDRSGGGRWAAWSAFAFGICLSLCANIAAAPVLSVFSVVVAACPPVALLLAVELLNRALKRHHHETARVQGRDHHRDQRDDRDRGTGAAGRRSRAGLGRVWSTRGVDCRAADVGVLPQRAVAGADTDRRGAGPDRGHEQLRPQGAAAVADGRPFAGEPDGPAGQSHGGPRRAGGSAAGGRHGPVGRW, from the coding sequence ATGAGCACCTCCATCTCGGATCGTCGTGATCGGACGTTGTGGATCCAGTGTGCCTGTACCGCCGTGGTCGCAGTCGGTGCGGCGTACGCCTCGTATCGGCACGGCCGGGAGTTCGCGCTGCGGTTCGGCGCGGACCCTACGACGGCAGGCATCTGGCCGGTGATCGTGGACGGACTGCTGACCTTGGCGACGGTCGAACTGTGGAAGACCGGGCAGGATCGCAGCGGGGGCGGCCGGTGGGCGGCGTGGTCGGCGTTCGCGTTCGGGATCTGCTTGTCGTTGTGCGCGAATATCGCGGCGGCCCCGGTGCTGAGCGTGTTCAGCGTCGTGGTGGCCGCGTGCCCGCCGGTGGCGTTGCTGCTGGCGGTCGAACTGTTGAACCGGGCACTGAAGCGCCACCACCACGAGACCGCCCGAGTCCAGGGACGAGACCACCACCGAGACCAACGAGACGACCGGGACCGCGGAACCGGTGCCGCCGGTCGCAGGTCTCGTGCCGGTCTCGGCAGGGTCTGGTCCACCCGCGGAGTGGACTGCCGAGCAGCGGATGTGGGCGTACTACCGCAGCGAGCGGTCGCGGGGGCGGACACCGACCGGCGCGGAGCTGGACCGGATCGCGGGCACGAACAACTACGGCCGCAAGGTGCTGCGGCGGTGGCGGACGGCAGGCCGTTCGCCGGCGAACCCGACGGCCCGGCAGGCCAGTCTCATGGTGGGCCTCGACGGGCCGGAGGTTCTGCCGCCGGCGGTCGGCACGGGCCAGTCGGCCGGTGGTGA
- a CDS encoding helix-turn-helix domain-containing protein: MTTGEVIRRIRKSLGMTQAELGAILGYSQPLISQLEHDSAAVHDVRVLRRIAQALHVPLAILVVESDEEADVHRRNFLRASALAAGATLTAGAAARAAVPVSSRGSVQIGAADVTEITASVNEIHELDLLVGGDRLCRVAADEVRYVEHLLDAASYSEAVGRQLTSTAAEMMTAAGWVHFDAGRLNQARRYYAEAAQTATAANDGIAASHALLNAALQSAQGGFGPSEPTKDARPRDGVNLATAAQNAARRDGGPKLRALAAIYEAVAHGVMGDTGATVNAVSRAHRAYESSRGYDPDWVYLPPAALAGMTGGAYSRLGDHHTATTYLQTAVDGTAPWPRENTGWRIMLAENSIKGGDIAAGCRTLVDHIDQVNNVASARLQSALDAIAATVRPHIAVSEVKEFLGLRAAHI, encoded by the coding sequence ATGACGACCGGAGAGGTCATCCGCCGGATCCGCAAGTCACTCGGTATGACACAAGCCGAGCTGGGAGCAATCCTCGGCTACAGTCAGCCACTTATCTCGCAACTCGAACACGACAGTGCCGCCGTACACGATGTACGGGTCCTGCGACGCATCGCCCAAGCGCTCCACGTACCACTTGCCATACTGGTAGTGGAGTCGGATGAGGAGGCGGATGTGCACCGTCGCAATTTCCTACGAGCCAGCGCTCTCGCTGCGGGAGCGACCCTCACCGCCGGTGCCGCAGCACGCGCGGCCGTACCGGTGTCGTCGAGAGGAAGCGTTCAGATCGGCGCTGCTGATGTCACCGAGATCACTGCCAGTGTGAACGAGATACACGAACTCGACCTGCTCGTCGGCGGTGATCGGTTGTGCCGCGTGGCCGCCGACGAAGTCCGCTACGTCGAGCACCTACTCGACGCGGCGAGCTACAGCGAGGCTGTCGGACGGCAGCTCACCAGCACTGCTGCCGAAATGATGACCGCCGCCGGGTGGGTGCACTTCGACGCGGGACGCCTGAACCAGGCCCGCCGCTACTACGCTGAGGCAGCGCAGACTGCAACGGCCGCGAACGACGGCATCGCAGCGTCGCACGCCCTCCTCAACGCCGCCCTGCAAAGCGCCCAAGGCGGTTTCGGACCATCAGAGCCCACCAAGGACGCGCGCCCCCGCGACGGTGTCAATCTGGCGACTGCCGCGCAAAACGCCGCCCGCCGCGACGGAGGGCCGAAATTGCGTGCCCTGGCAGCGATCTACGAGGCGGTGGCTCACGGCGTCATGGGCGACACCGGTGCCACAGTGAACGCGGTGTCCCGGGCGCATCGCGCATACGAATCCAGCCGTGGATACGATCCTGACTGGGTGTACCTGCCGCCTGCGGCCTTGGCTGGAATGACCGGCGGAGCGTATTCGCGGCTCGGCGACCACCACACAGCGACCACGTATCTGCAAACGGCGGTCGACGGTACTGCGCCGTGGCCTCGCGAGAACACTGGCTGGCGAATAATGCTGGCGGAGAACAGCATCAAAGGCGGTGACATCGCCGCAGGATGCCGGACGCTCGTCGACCACATCGACCAGGTGAACAACGTGGCATCGGCACGGCTCCAGTCCGCGCTCGACGCTATCGCCGCCACCGTGCGACCCCACATCGCAGTCTCGGAAGTGAAAGAATTTCTGGGACTGCGCGCAGCGCACATCTGA
- a CDS encoding TetR/AcrR family transcriptional regulator yields the protein MTRASRPLRSDAQRNREQVLRAAAEAFAAEGLSVPVHEIARRAGVGTGTVSRHFPTKESLYAAVLLERMQQLTDYADALAAENDPGTAFFALLTKLVREAVGHRGLAEALAGSGFDIEAAATAAGCNVSDRLRGLLLAAQQAGAVDPFVTFADVKALTAGCLAYDGPDPDRVIGVICRGLRPMSD from the coding sequence GTGACCCGTGCGTCTCGGCCGTTGCGATCCGATGCCCAGCGCAACCGTGAACAGGTGCTCCGCGCCGCGGCGGAAGCCTTTGCCGCGGAAGGGTTGTCGGTGCCGGTGCACGAGATAGCCCGGCGTGCGGGCGTCGGTACCGGCACGGTGAGTCGGCACTTCCCCACCAAGGAGTCGCTCTACGCCGCGGTCCTGCTGGAGCGGATGCAACAGCTCACCGACTACGCAGACGCTCTGGCTGCCGAGAACGACCCTGGCACTGCGTTTTTCGCACTCCTGACCAAGCTGGTCCGTGAGGCCGTCGGTCATCGGGGCTTGGCGGAGGCGCTGGCGGGCAGTGGATTCGACATCGAGGCCGCGGCAACGGCTGCCGGATGCAATGTCTCCGATCGGCTGCGCGGTCTGTTGCTCGCGGCGCAACAGGCCGGCGCGGTCGATCCCTTCGTCACCTTCGCCGATGTCAAGGCTCTGACGGCCGGTTGCCTGGCCTACGACGGTCCCGACCCGGACCGGGTCATCGGAGTGATCTGCCGCGGGCTCCGCCCGATGTCCGATTGA
- a CDS encoding SDR family oxidoreductase: MTTDATQTWIITGASKGFGRALAVAALAAGDNVVAAVRNPDSVADLAAAYSGSCLVARFDARDTQAAAGLVSTALDRFGRLDVLVNNAGRAVIGAIEEVGDAQLRDLMDLHLFGPAALVRAALPVLRGQRSGTIVQMSSQGGRVAFPGVSAYCASKFALEGWSESLAAEVAPFGVRVLIVEPSRFRTAFNAELEFSVVSESYRDTLAALRADMAGADGIQEGDPARAADIIVRLAHGEDVPLRLPLGHEAIERLAGAYRRGLHEVEQWAETARSADFDDAVASVRPV, encoded by the coding sequence ATGACTACGGACGCAACCCAGACCTGGATCATCACCGGTGCTTCGAAGGGGTTCGGGCGCGCGCTGGCGGTGGCGGCGCTCGCGGCGGGTGACAATGTCGTTGCGGCGGTGCGCAATCCGGACAGTGTGGCCGATCTGGCGGCCGCGTATTCCGGCAGCTGTCTGGTCGCTCGCTTCGATGCGCGCGATACGCAGGCGGCCGCCGGTCTGGTGAGTACCGCCCTCGACCGGTTCGGTCGTCTCGACGTGCTCGTGAACAATGCCGGCCGGGCCGTGATCGGCGCGATCGAGGAGGTCGGTGATGCGCAGTTGCGGGACCTGATGGACCTGCACCTGTTCGGTCCGGCGGCGCTCGTGCGGGCCGCGCTGCCCGTGCTGCGCGGCCAGAGGAGTGGCACGATCGTGCAGATGAGCAGCCAGGGCGGACGGGTGGCGTTTCCCGGTGTGTCGGCCTATTGCGCCTCGAAGTTCGCGCTCGAGGGCTGGTCCGAATCCCTCGCGGCCGAGGTCGCGCCGTTCGGGGTGCGCGTGCTGATCGTCGAGCCGAGCCGGTTCCGTACCGCGTTCAACGCGGAGCTCGAGTTCAGCGTGGTGTCGGAGAGCTACCGTGACACGCTCGCCGCGCTGCGGGCCGATATGGCCGGCGCCGACGGCATCCAGGAAGGCGATCCGGCGCGAGCGGCCGACATCATCGTGCGCCTCGCGCACGGCGAGGACGTCCCGCTGCGCCTGCCGCTCGGGCACGAGGCGATCGAACGGCTGGCCGGCGCATATCGTCGCGGCCTGCACGAGGTCGAGCAGTGGGCTGAGACCGCCCGCAGCGCCGATTTCGACGACGCCGTCGCCTCGGTTCGCCCTGTCTAG
- a CDS encoding AbfB domain-containing protein: MAAAPARTSEFARCAATVSPTARPRTVNAIPAVDRSIRCGHSDGRIDSTVPRGRGGARLAAARRSTRVLEGYHPMVEINTRNSFKSANFPDHFIRHSNFAGELATIGNDTDRLDATFDVVGGLADDIVSVSLRSANFPNHYLRYQNTRLVLSEYADNDLLRHEASFRSVSGLMWPLQTSFAALDFPGRYLRHRDMHLWVEDVNPHGSDTERSDATFDAVTPFVPTPQPLRLLELVNTSRIFDVVGPRAPMLRLEQRLVSTAQAHSDDLAAHPGLWERLLNNFPGHYGSDGGTFHDRISRAMGSDGNENVYIEWYYGQVPPPDVQRAFDFWKYRSPRHKETMLSSEYRCAGVGIGTGDGVVPAGQTGEGQAATFHHYTMNFHASR, from the coding sequence ATGGCGGCCGCACCGGCCCGGACGTCTGAGTTCGCCCGTTGCGCCGCAACCGTTTCACCGACAGCTCGGCCGCGCACGGTGAACGCGATTCCGGCCGTTGACAGGTCCATACGCTGCGGGCATTCTGATGGGCGCATCGACTCGACGGTGCCTCGGGGGAGGGGCGGTGCCCGGTTGGCAGCAGCCCGCCGGTCGACCCGTGTTCTGGAGGGGTACCACCCGATGGTCGAGATCAATACTCGGAATTCGTTCAAATCCGCCAACTTTCCGGACCATTTCATACGGCACAGCAATTTCGCGGGTGAGTTGGCCACGATCGGCAACGACACCGACCGGCTCGATGCCACTTTCGATGTCGTGGGCGGGCTGGCGGACGACATCGTCTCGGTTTCGCTGCGTTCCGCCAATTTCCCGAATCACTATCTGAGGTACCAGAACACGCGGCTCGTGCTGTCGGAATACGCCGACAACGATCTCCTGCGTCACGAAGCCTCGTTCCGTTCCGTGAGCGGCCTCATGTGGCCTTTGCAGACTTCGTTCGCCGCACTGGACTTTCCCGGCCGATACCTCCGGCATCGCGACATGCATCTGTGGGTCGAGGACGTGAATCCGCACGGCAGCGATACCGAGCGCAGCGACGCGACCTTCGACGCGGTCACCCCGTTCGTCCCGACCCCGCAACCGCTTCGTTTGCTGGAACTGGTGAACACGTCGCGGATTTTCGATGTCGTGGGTCCGCGCGCACCGATGTTGCGGCTCGAGCAACGCTTGGTGAGCACGGCGCAGGCACACAGTGACGATCTGGCGGCCCACCCCGGGCTGTGGGAGCGCCTGCTGAACAATTTCCCGGGGCATTACGGCTCGGACGGCGGCACCTTCCACGACCGCATCTCGCGGGCGATGGGATCGGACGGCAACGAGAACGTCTACATCGAATGGTATTACGGCCAGGTCCCGCCCCCCGACGTCCAGCGCGCCTTCGACTTCTGGAAATACCGGAGCCCCCGGCACAAGGAGACCATGCTCAGCTCGGAATACCGTTGTGCCGGAGTCGGTATCGGCACCGGCGACGGAGTCGTCCCCGCGGGACAGACCGGCGAGGGCCAAGCCGCCACCTTCCACCACTACACGATGAACTTCCACGCCTCTCGATAA
- a CDS encoding replication-relaxation family protein, producing the protein MHRGGHPDTGAWFRLLDRDRRLLALLAEHKVFTTDQIAALEFASVRRAQDRLRKLREMGMLFAFRESLYGGGTSQTRHALGYAGARLIAAQRAQTPPTPAKYALGLERLACSPMLGHRLGVNGFFAALAAHRNRARRRDPMEPDSVPGLTQWWSERRCAEMFWTHASGEDQLHPDGYGCWEQHGRVVRFFLEYDTGTESLKTVIAKFADYQGFPTDRFGILLFSVHSTRREAGLRTALARAFGTYGPSLVIATTSRDLTHPDGPAGPVWALWTPERGDAVPEQLRLADLPERGPRIAHHTSTEQPCNEAAFDHDDPQIQNLLYPNQTRPAPPTSY; encoded by the coding sequence GTGCATCGTGGCGGGCATCCGGACACGGGTGCATGGTTCCGCCTGCTCGATCGTGACCGGCGCCTGCTGGCCTTGCTTGCCGAGCACAAGGTCTTCACCACCGACCAGATCGCGGCGCTGGAATTCGCGTCGGTGCGCCGCGCGCAGGATCGGCTGCGCAAGCTGCGGGAGATGGGCATGCTATTCGCCTTCCGCGAGTCCCTCTACGGCGGCGGCACCAGCCAGACACGGCACGCGCTCGGATATGCCGGCGCACGCCTGATCGCAGCTCAGCGCGCGCAGACCCCGCCCACACCAGCCAAGTACGCGCTCGGGTTGGAGCGGCTAGCGTGCTCGCCGATGCTCGGCCACCGGCTGGGTGTGAACGGGTTCTTCGCTGCCCTGGCCGCCCACCGCAACCGGGCTCGCCGTCGCGATCCGATGGAGCCGGATTCGGTGCCGGGGCTGACCCAGTGGTGGTCCGAGCGCCGATGCGCCGAGATGTTCTGGACCCACGCCTCCGGCGAGGATCAACTCCATCCCGATGGGTACGGCTGCTGGGAACAGCACGGCCGCGTGGTGCGATTTTTCCTCGAATACGACACCGGCACAGAGTCGTTGAAAACCGTGATCGCCAAATTCGCTGACTACCAAGGGTTCCCGACCGACAGGTTCGGGATCCTGTTGTTCTCTGTGCATTCGACCCGCCGCGAGGCCGGGTTACGCACCGCGCTGGCCCGCGCGTTCGGCACCTACGGCCCCAGCCTGGTGATCGCGACCACCAGTCGCGACCTGACCCACCCCGACGGCCCGGCAGGCCCGGTATGGGCGCTGTGGACACCTGAGCGCGGCGACGCTGTCCCCGAGCAGCTACGGCTGGCCGATCTCCCCGAACGCGGCCCGAGAATCGCCCACCACACCAGCACCGAGCAGCCCTGCAACGAGGCAGCCTTCGACCACGACGACCCCCAGATCCAAAACCTTCTCTACCCCAACCAGACCCGCCCCGCACCGCCGACGTCGTACTGA
- a CDS encoding oxidoreductase — protein MASRWTEREVPDQDGRTVLITGANSGLGFEAARVFARRNMVVVLACRDIGKADEARERIRTEVPAASVRTLELDLCSLASVRRAADRVIRDHARVDLLINNAGAVIRHREVTEDGFEKTLATNHLGAFAFTGRILERLLDTPGSRVVTVSSVGHKRGVMDFDDLHFTNGYRFNQAYFRSKLANLLFTYELQRRLAAAGAPTTAVAAHPGNARTAFGGDQLPIRIFTSPRLRLLTWWMLQDPATAALPIVRAAVDPTATGGTYYGPDGRNEWTGYPVEVRSTPQSHDTDAQQRLWELSEQLTGVSYPFGHH, from the coding sequence ATGGCCAGTCGTTGGACCGAACGCGAAGTCCCCGACCAGGACGGTCGTACCGTCCTCATCACCGGAGCGAATTCCGGTCTGGGCTTCGAGGCCGCACGAGTATTCGCTCGCCGGAACATGGTGGTGGTATTGGCCTGCCGCGACATCGGCAAAGCCGACGAAGCCAGGGAACGGATCCGCACCGAAGTCCCGGCAGCATCGGTGCGAACACTGGAATTGGACCTGTGCTCGCTGGCATCGGTCCGCCGGGCCGCCGATCGGGTCATCCGAGACCATGCCCGGGTTGATCTGCTGATCAACAATGCCGGAGCGGTGATCCGTCACCGTGAAGTCACCGAGGACGGGTTCGAAAAAACCTTGGCGACAAATCATCTCGGCGCCTTCGCGTTCACCGGACGGATCCTGGAACGACTGCTCGATACCCCGGGTTCGCGGGTGGTGACGGTGAGCAGCGTCGGCCACAAACGTGGCGTGATGGATTTCGACGACCTCCACTTCACCAATGGATACCGCTTCAACCAGGCCTACTTCCGGTCCAAGCTGGCCAATCTCCTGTTCACCTATGAACTGCAGCGTCGACTCGCCGCAGCCGGAGCGCCGACGACAGCCGTAGCGGCCCATCCCGGCAATGCCCGCACCGCCTTCGGCGGAGACCAACTCCCGATCCGGATCTTCACCAGCCCCCGGCTGCGACTGCTCACCTGGTGGATGCTGCAGGATCCGGCGACAGCCGCACTACCCATCGTTCGCGCCGCCGTCGATCCCACCGCGACCGGCGGTACGTACTACGGCCCCGACGGCCGCAACGAATGGACCGGATATCCCGTCGAGGTCCGATCCACCCCCCAATCCCATGACACCGACGCCCAACAACGCCTGTGGGAACTGTCCGAACAACTGACCGGCGTAAGTTACCCTTTCGGCCATCACTGA
- a CDS encoding cytochrome P450 translates to MTTATSTPNDSPDLPVIPAPRAASCPLAPPPEFAAWRESGRPRRALFQRRPTWVISRYHDIRAALVDPRLSADTIRDVVKAAMSTGEEPSPADGLPVIFPRIDDPEHNRLRRMMTAEFTVRRVEAMRPRIQELVDRFLDEMISQGPPADLVRDFALPVPSLVVCLLLGVPYNDHEFFQKHSIAGLDSRSDDDQRVTAVGALYNYMFELVARKEREPGDDLMSRLITDYVATGKLGRETAAVNGMILLQAGHETTASMISLGTLALLEHPDHLERLRRTDDPATAAGTIEELLRYLTIVHSLVERVALEDLTIGGQQIRAGELVLMNLPAGNWDPAFVDNPDILDTDRDSRTRQHLGFGYGTHQCIGQNLARAELQIALVSLARRLPGLRLAVPSEELRFRNTQEIYGVEALPVTW, encoded by the coding sequence TGGCGAGAGTCCGGACGTCCGCGGCGCGCCTTGTTCCAGCGGCGGCCGACCTGGGTGATCAGCCGTTATCACGACATCCGGGCCGCACTCGTCGACCCGCGCCTGAGCGCCGACACGATCCGGGACGTCGTGAAAGCCGCGATGAGCACCGGCGAGGAGCCGAGCCCGGCCGACGGCCTGCCCGTGATCTTCCCGCGCATCGACGATCCGGAACACAACCGGCTGCGCCGCATGATGACCGCGGAATTCACCGTCCGGCGGGTCGAGGCCATGCGCCCCCGGATCCAGGAACTCGTCGATCGCTTCCTCGACGAGATGATAAGTCAGGGCCCGCCCGCCGATCTCGTCCGTGACTTCGCGCTGCCCGTACCGTCATTGGTGGTCTGCCTGCTGCTGGGGGTGCCCTACAACGACCACGAATTCTTCCAGAAGCACAGCATCGCCGGGCTCGACTCCCGATCCGACGACGATCAGCGCGTGACCGCGGTCGGGGCGTTGTACAACTACATGTTCGAACTCGTCGCCCGCAAGGAACGCGAGCCCGGCGACGATTTGATGAGCCGCCTGATCACCGACTACGTGGCCACGGGCAAACTCGGCCGCGAAACGGCGGCCGTGAACGGCATGATCCTGCTCCAGGCCGGACACGAAACCACCGCCAGCATGATTTCACTGGGCACCCTCGCACTACTCGAACATCCCGACCACCTCGAACGACTGCGCCGGACCGACGACCCCGCCACGGCCGCGGGCACCATCGAAGAACTACTGCGCTACCTGACCATCGTGCACAGCCTGGTCGAGCGCGTCGCCCTCGAAGACCTCACCATCGGCGGTCAGCAGATCCGAGCCGGCGAACTCGTCCTGATGAATCTGCCCGCCGGTAACTGGGACCCCGCATTCGTCGACAACCCCGACATCCTCGACACCGATCGCGACAGCCGCACCCGCCAGCACCTCGGATTCGGTTACGGCACACACCAATGCATCGGACAGAACCTCGCGCGCGCCGAATTGCAGATCGCACTGGTCAGTCTGGCACGCAGACTGCCCGGACTGCGCCTCGCGGTCCCGTCCGAAGAACTGAGATTCCGCAACACACAAGAGATCTACGGCGTCGAGGCCCTGCCCGTCACGTGGTGA
- a CDS encoding MerR family transcriptional regulator, whose protein sequence is MATDDLMERALAMLGDEDDDPASIEVIQRLSNAADIEAPMTIADVADMLDLSPHTLRYYERAGLVEVGRDSSGYRAYDAEAVRRLVFLTRMRLSGMPMRDLQHYIALVDAGEDTVPERLDMLIEHRDMIRRRIRELTLSLAATEYKIATYGGRTGPDV, encoded by the coding sequence ATGGCGACCGACGACTTGATGGAACGGGCGCTGGCAATGCTCGGCGACGAGGACGACGACCCGGCCTCGATCGAGGTGATCCAGCGTCTCTCGAATGCCGCGGACATCGAGGCGCCGATGACCATCGCCGACGTCGCGGACATGCTCGACCTCTCGCCGCACACCCTGCGCTACTACGAGCGCGCGGGACTGGTCGAGGTCGGCCGCGACAGCAGCGGTTACCGCGCCTACGACGCCGAAGCGGTACGGAGGTTGGTGTTCCTGACCCGAATGCGGTTGTCCGGCATGCCGATGCGCGATCTTCAGCACTACATCGCGCTCGTCGACGCCGGCGAGGACACCGTGCCGGAACGGCTCGACATGCTGATCGAACACCGCGACATGATCCGCCGCCGGATCCGCGAACTGACCCTGTCGCTCGCCGCGACGGAGTACAAGATCGCCACCTATGGCGGCCGCACCGGCCCGGACGTCTGA